TTCCAGCTATTTCCAGAGATTCTTGATAAACTAAATATCCCAATAAAGTATTAAATAAAGGAATTTTATCCAATATTGATCGTCTCACAACTGGCAAATTAGTTAATAAAATATCTACTACTTGATAATTAGATTTGTCTACAGATAATGTATAGTATTTGCCGAAGAAATCCGTGATGCTAACTTGCCATAAATCCTGAAGTATTTCTTGACTTTTTTCTTCAACTTGAGTCAAAGTAAGTTGGGATTTTTGCAATTGTCTGACTAATTCTTGGAAATTAGTGAGGATAATTTCTAAAAGTAAGTATTTTTTATTAGGCTTTAAAATATCAATTTCTAAAGGTATAGAAGTTTGATTTTCTACACCCAAAGCTAGCTTAATTCTAGTGGTTTCAAAGATTGGTTCAAAAGCCGATCGCGTCGAATTGGGCAATAATGGGGGTATACTTTGACTAGAAGTAGAGTCGGATGTTTCATGAAGAGGCGATCGCCCTACATTTCCAGGAAGTTCTACCTTCATAAAACTATCCCCTGGTAAAACCCGTTCTACCATCCATCTAGCAGTTTTTAGCTCTCTTTGCCGTCCCCTCCAAAATAACCAGTCTAACAGGGATAATTGACGGTTCTCCAGCTTCTTTTTAACTTGGGTTAAGGTACTGTCGATTTGCTCCAAACCCGATTGTCGCCAACGTTCTCGCCAACTAACTGGTAGTAACGGTGCAACTTGTTCCCAATAGCTTTTACCTGCGGCTGTTTCCCGAATTGCGGCGATAATTAGGTTAATATCCGTCCCTTTTGGGCAATATCCATTAACTATCCCAGCACTACTATTGAGTAATAACGTTCCCGATACTAGGCTAGATAAAACTAAAATTGGCAGTTGGGGATAAGCAGATTTCAATTGCTGACAAAATCCCCATCCTGTAGCCTCTGAAGACGTGCTAGTAGTTTGGGGATCTAATACTACCAAATCGATGGTGACAGAAGTAGATTGTATAAATTGCCAAGCTTCTTCAACCGTAGTC
The Merismopedia glauca CCAP 1448/3 genome window above contains:
- a CDS encoding DUF3685 domain-containing protein yields the protein MSDSTSVPSNGDRVYRLLLIDRDPIFRLGLRVALNPFPDVQIVAEATTVEEAWQFIQSTSVTIDLVVLDPQTTSTSSEATGWGFCQQLKSAYPQLPILVLSSLVSGTLLLNSSAGIVNGYCPKGTDINLIIAAIRETAAGKSYWEQVAPLLPVSWRERWRQSGLEQIDSTLTQVKKKLENRQLSLLDWLFWRGRQRELKTARWMVERVLPGDSFMKVELPGNVGRSPLHETSDSTSSQSIPPLLPNSTRSAFEPIFETTRIKLALGVENQTSIPLEIDILKPNKKYLLLEIILTNFQELVRQLQKSQLTLTQVEEKSQEILQDLWQVSITDFFGKYYTLSVDKSNYQVVDILLTNLPVVRRSILDKIPLFNTLLGYLVYQESLEIAGIKYEFGSSTAWQKAEILLQNLTIQVANSVIQPLLNSFGELEEIKTVFYQEKLLSSREIARFRNELSWKYRREKYLDEPIAIFESRYWLYVLKNGSIQTISIYAPRREELEKLQGIRLTVTILLELRDAIAPRLRAIVSFASGVTVYLLTQVIGKGLGLIGKGILQGIGTTLQETRWRRNSDRRS